In Vigna unguiculata cultivar IT97K-499-35 chromosome 3, ASM411807v1, whole genome shotgun sequence, a single genomic region encodes these proteins:
- the LOC114176777 gene encoding histidine-containing phosphotransfer protein 1-like — translation MEVDQMQRQYLDYTKSLFLEGFLDGQFLQLQQLQDENNPDFVVEVVSLFFEDSERLLNDLTFALEQKSIDFKKVDAHVHQLKGSSSSIGAQRVKNCCIAFRNFCEEQNIDACLSCLQQVKQEYCHVKNKLETMIRLEQQIVAAGGSIPMMEFSF, via the exons atggagGTGGATCAGATGCAGAGGCAGTACTTGGACTACACCAAATCCTTGTTCTTGGAG GGGTTCTTGGATGGTCAATTTCTACAACTTCAGCAGCTACAAGATGAGAACAACCCGGACTTTGTAGTTGAAGTTGTCTCTCTTTTCTTTGAAGATTCTGAGAGGCTTCTCAATGACCTTACCTTTGCTCT AGAACAGAAAAGTATTGACTTCAAAAAGGTTGATGCTCATGTTCACCAGCTGAAGGGTAGCAGCTCAAG CATAGGAGCTCAGAGGGTAAAGAATTGTTGCATTGCTTTCCGCAACTTCTGTGAGGAACAGAACATAGACGC GTGCCTCAGTTGTCTGCAACAAGTAAAGCAAGAGTACTGTCATGTGAAGAATAAGCTTGAAACAATGATCAGG CTTGAGCAACAGATAGTGGCAGCTGGCGGGTCAATTCCAATGATGGAATTTAGTTTCTAA
- the LOC114178741 gene encoding uncharacterized protein LOC114178741 — protein MVRMLVAVAVVLLIVGGCVEGKPHRILVDTDVGTDDLFALLYLIKLNTSQFKLEAITINANAWTSGGHGVNQIYDLLYMMDRDDVAVGVGGEGGILQNGTILPNVGGYLPIIEQGMTTVGDCRYRQAIPIGVGGRLDIDANYGLRKAFLPQGSRKYSPMQQASAQEVLIEKISSGPITLLVIGAHTNIGIFLMNNPHLKKNVERIYIMGGGVRSSNPTGCCPKNASSSCVAGQCGDCGNMYTDYNTNPFAEFNIFGDPFAAYQVIHSGIPVSLVPLDATNTIPITKEFFDEFEKSQDTYEAQYCFKSLKMARDTWFDDQFYSNYFMWDSFAAGIAGSIMSKPNNHNGENEFAEMEYMNITVITSNKPYGVSDGSNPFFDGRRVPKFNLEKGGVHSGHVQQGLRDPLCFVKNGKGRCQDGYTKEVSGPDSVRVLVATKAKPNKDVRSKLDREYFTSFLNVLKDPQNSGRFNFTTQFPYYKEITYKPNFQNKTLGKPVVFDMDMSAGDFLALFYLLKVPVQVIDLKAIIVSPTGWTNAATIDSIYDLLHMMGRDDIPVGRGDVFAMNQADPIFAAVGECKYIKAIPHGSGGLLDSDTLYGFARDLPRSPRRYTAENSVKFGAPRDTDHPELRQPLALDVWESILQKTKPGSKITVLTNGPLTNLAKVVLMKNISSRIQDVYVVGGHISSTVNDKGNIFSVPSNQYAEFNMFLDPLAAKTVFESEVNITLIPLNTQRRASSFSAIIDELRRTPRTPEAVFSKRLLSRLHHLKQSHTMYQHMGTFLGEILGAVVLGDSYSGLDPKFEEKPIKVLADGNESSDGKVVVDEKDGKLVRILTTVDTKAYYNLYANKLGQEEQSAKIGSFEEQRRRWSHPQLELEIITSLFTK, from the exons ATGGTGAGAATGTTGGTAGCAGTAGCAGTGGTGTTGTTGATTGTAGGAGGCTGTGTGGAGGGAAAGCCTCATCGGATTCTGGTGGATACAGATGTTGGCACTGATGATTTATTTGCTCTTCTCTATCTTATCAAACTCAACACATCACAGTTTAAATTGGAG GCCATAACCATAAATGCAAATGCTTGGACCAGTGGTGGACATGGTGTTAATCAAATTTATGATTTGCTATACATGATGGATCGAGACGATGTTGCAGTTGGAGTTGGCGGTGAGGGTGGAATACTCCAAAATGGTACCATACTCCCTAATGTTGGTGGATATCTTCCGATCATAGAACAG GGAATGACAACAGTAGGAGATTGCAGGTACAGGCAAGCCATTCCTATTGGTGTTGGAGGGCGTTTGGACATTGATGCCAATTATGGTCTCAGGAAAGCTTTCCTACCACAG GGAAGTAGGAAATACAGTCCAATGCAACAAGCAAGTGCACAGGAAgtgttgattgaaaaaatatcttCTGGTCCGATAACACTGCTTGTGATTGGAGCACACACAAACATTGGAATCTTCCTAATGAATAACCCGCACCTGAAAAAGAACGTGGAGCGTATATATATAATGGGTGGGGGTGTAAGGTCAAGCAACCCAACAGGTTGTTGCCCTAAGAATGCTTCATCTTCCTGCGTGGCTGGCCAGTGTGGTGACTGTGGCAACATGTACACAGACTACAATACTAACCCTTTTGCAGAATTCAATATATTCGGAGACCCTTTTGCAGCATACCAG GTGATTCACTCTGGAATTCCTGTCTCTCTTGTTCCTCTGGATGCAACAAACACAATCCCCATCACTAAAGAATTCTTTGATGAATTTGAAAAGAGCCAAGACACATACGAGGCACAGTACTGTTTCAAATCCTTGAAAATGGCTCGTGATACTTGGTTTGACGACCAATTCTATTCG AATTATTTTATGTGGGACTCTTTTGCCGCTGGTATAGCCGGCTCAATCATGAGTAAACCCAATAACCATAATGGAGAAAATGAATTTGCTGAAATGGAGTATATGAACATAACTGTAATAACTTCAAACAAACCTTATGGGGTATCCGATGGCTCTAACCCTTTTTTTGATGGCCGAAGAGTTCCTAAGTTCAATCTAGAGAAAGGTGGGGTGCATAGTGGTCATGTTCAACAAGGACTTAGAGATCCACTTTGCTTTGTGAAAAATGGGAAAGGTAGATGTCAG GATGGTTACACTAAAGAGGTAAGTGGTCCAGACTCAGTGAGGGTACTTGTTGCCACAAAAGCAAAGCCTAACAAAGATGTTAGGAGCAAACTTGACAGAGAATATTTCACAAGCTTCTTGAAT GTTCTGAAGGATCCACAAAATTCAGGGAGGTTCAACTTCACCACACAGTTTCCTTATTACAAAGAAATAACTTACAaaccaaattttcaaaataaaacactGGGGAAACCTGTTGTGTTTGACATGGACATGAGTGCAGGAgattttcttgctttattttacCTCCTAAAAGTGCCTGTTCAAGTAATCGACCTTAAG GCAATCATTGTGAGTCCTACTGGATGGACTAATGCAGCAACTATAGATTCCATCTATGACTTACTGCACATGATGGGTCGTGACGATATCCCAGTTGGTCGTGGAGATGTTTTTGCAATGAATCAAGCAGATCCAATATTTGCAGCTGTTGGAGAATGCAAGTATATAAAAGCCATTCCCCATGGAAGTGGGGGGTTACTGGACTCTGACACTCTTTATGGTTTTGCTCGTGATCTGCCACGCAGCCCACGAAG GTATACAGCAGAGAATTCTGTGAAGTTTGGAGCTCCCCGGGATACAGATCACCCTGAACTCAGACAACCACTGGCCTTGGATGTTTGGGAGTCTATATTACAAAAAACTAAACCAGGGTCTAAGATTACAGTGCTGACTAATGGACCCTTGACTAATCTGGCAAAGGTTGTATTGATGAAAAACATAAGCTCAAGAATTCAG GATGTATATGTCGTTGGTGGACACATTAGCAGCACTGTCAATGACAAGGGAAATATATTTTCAGTTCCTTCCAACCAATATGCTGAATTCAACATGTTCTTGGATCCTTTAGCAGCCAAGACAGTGTTTGAATCAGAAGTTAACATCACACTCATTCCACTCAATACCCAGCGCAGAGCAAGTTCGTTTTCAGCCATTATAGACGAGTTGCGTAGGACACCAAGAACACCAGAGGCCGTGTTTTCCAAGCGTCTGCTGTCAAGGCTACACCATTTAAAGCAATCTCATACCATGTATCAGCATATG GGCACGTTCTTGGGAGAAATTCTAGGCGCAGTTGTCTTGGGTGATAGCTATTCAGGTCTTGATCCAAAATTTGAGGAGAAGCCCATTAAAGTCTTGGCTGATGGCAATGAATCAAGTGATGGAAAAGTTGTGGTGGATGAAAAAGATGGAAAATTAGTGAGAATTTTAACGACTGTGGATACCAAAGCTTACTATAATTTATATGCAAACAAGCTTGGCCAAGAGGAGCAGTCAGCTAAGATAGGGAGTTTTGAGGAACAACGGAGAAGATGGAGTCATCCTCAGTTAGAATTAGAGATCATTACATCACTGTTTACTAAGTGA
- the LOC114179255 gene encoding F-box/kelch-repeat protein At3g23880-like, with product MGIKCPKMKTYCRRTKNTRHLPQELIIKILLRLPVKSLVRFKCVCKSWLSLISDSHFSLSHFEQTATRTERLVFFEPSAPEVRSIDVNAPLYDDSASAVLNLNFLPPKPYDVRIRGSCRGFVLLECCQSLWLWNPSTGVHKQLSSSPTMPNKDPMLLTFLFGFGYDSSTDDYLVVKVLRMAFSCVSGNRVEILSLRANAWKEIEGIHFSYLNCFNDMKVGLLFNGALHWVVSRYDLGKNVIVVFDLRKRSFSEIPLPREFDWDFNTCDLVVLGKIPRLCVVGCCSPAELWVMEEYKDPSSWTKTIVVSVDDIPTKYFSPICSTKCNDIVGIDGSTGLVKCSDKGQVQEHRYWSSSYRSEVAVYKETLVTLLSQRRFCFSPYTLQVAVYTESLHSLPYEC from the coding sequence ATGGGAATCAAGTGTCCTAAAATGAAGACATACTGTCGTAGAACAAAGAATACACGACATTTGCCACAAGAATTGATCATTAAAATCTTGTTAAGGTTGCCGGTGAAGTCTCTTGTTCGATTCAAGTGTGTGTGTAAGTCATGGCTCTCCCTGATCTCTGATTCACACTTTTCTCTCTCACATTTTGAACAAACTGCCACACGCACAGAGAGACTTGTGTTCTTCGAGCCTTCAGCTCCCGAAGTCCGATCCATAGACGTCAACGCACCCCTTTATGACGACTCTGCTTCTGCTGTATTAAACCTCAACTTTTTGCCCCCAAAACCTTATGATGTCCGAATCCGAGGTTCCTGCAGGGGTTTCGTACTTTTGGAGTGTTGTCAAAGTCTCTGGTTGTGGAATCCATCCACTGGGGTCCACAAACAACTATCTTCCTCACCTACTATGCCCAACAAGGATCCCATGCTTCTGACATTTCTCTTCGGTTTTGGGTATGATTCTTCAACGGATGACTACTTGGTTGTGAAAGTGTTGCGCATGGCATTCTCATGTGTTAGTGGTAACCGTGTGGAAATTTTGTCGCTAAGAGCTAATGCTTGGAAAGAGATTGAGGGTATTCATTTCTCGTATTTGAACTGCTTTAATGATATGAAAGTTGGGTTGCTCTTCAACGGTGCTCTTCATTGGGTGGTTAGTCGTTATGATTTAGGAAAGAACGTTATTGTTGTGTTTGATTTAAGAAAAAGGAGTTTTTCAGAGATACCTCTTCCACGTGAATTTGATTGGGACTTTAACACTTGTGATTTGGTGGTACTTGGAAAAATTCCCAGGCTATGTGTTGTAGGGTGTTGCTCTCCAGCAGAATTATGGGTGATGGAAGAATACAAAGATCCCTCATCTTGGACTAAGACTATTGTTGTGTCTGTTGATGACATTCCCACTAAGTACTTCTCTCCAATTTGCTCTACAAAATGTAATGATATTGTTGGGATAGATGGGAGTACTGGATTGGTAAAATGCAGTGACAAGGGACAAGTGCAAGAGCATAGATATTGGAGCAGTTCGTATAGATCCGAGGTGGCTGTCTATAAAGAGACTCTGGTTACACTCCTGTCACAGAGGCGATTCTGTTTCAGTCCATATACATTGCAGGTGGCTGTGTATACAGAGTCTCTACATTCACTTCCCTATGAATGTTAG
- the LOC114174984 gene encoding probable prolyl 4-hydroxylase 4, with amino-acid sequence MSRVWFLLFLLLISKCDEVWSSYAGSASSIINPSKVKQVSWKPRAFVYEGFLTDLECDHLISIAKSELKRSAVADNLSGESTLSDVRTSSGMFISKNKDPIVSGIEDKISSWTFLPKENGEDIQVLRYEHGQKYDPHYDYFTDKVNIVRGGHRIATVLMYLTNVTKGGETVFPSAEESPRRRASETNIDLSECAKKGIAVKPRRGDALLFFSLLTNATPDTSSLHAGCPVIEGEKWSATKWIHVDSFDKTVGDGGDCSDRHVSCERWASLGECTNNPEYMIGSSDLLGYCRKSCKAC; translated from the exons ATGAGTAGGGTTTGGTTTTTGCTATTCCTTCTTCTGATATCGAAATGCGATGAAGTGTGGAGCTCCTACGCGGGTTCGGCAAGCTCCATCATCAACCCTTCCAAGGTCAAACAGGTTTCCTGGAAGCCAAG AGCTTTCGTGTACGAAGGTTTCCTCACGGATTTGGAGTGCGATCACTTGATCTCAATA GCCAAATCAGAGCTTAAGAGATCTGCCGTAGCGGATAATCTCTCTGGAGAGAGCACGTTGAGTGATGTTCGAACTAGCTCTGGCATGTTCATTTCCAAGAACAAG GATCCTATTGTTAGTGGAATTGAAGACAAGATTTCGTCATGGACCTTTCTTCCAAAAG AAAATGGGGAAGATATACAAGTATTGAGATATGAGCATGGACAGAAATATGACCCGCATTATGATTACTTCACTGATAAGGTTAACATTGTTCGGGGTGGACACCGCATCGCGACTGTTCTCATGTATCTCACTAATGTAACCAAAGGCGGCGAGACAGTGTTCCCTTCTGCTGAG GAATCTCCACGTCGCAGAGCCTCTGAAACAAATATCGATCTCTCTGAATGTGCCAAAAAAGGAATAGCAG TGAAACCGCGTAGAGGGGATGCACTTCTTTTCTTCAGTCTCCTCACAAATGCTACCCCAGACACTAGCAGTCTCCATGCTGGATGCCCTGTGATCGAAGGTGAAAAATGGTCGGCAACAAAGTGGATTCACGTAGACTCATTTGACAAGACGGTGGGAGATGGAGGGGACTGTTCTGATCGACATGTAAGCTGTGAGAGATGGGCTTCCCTCGGAGAATGCACTAACAATCCCGAGTATATGATTGGATCTTCAGACCTTCTTGGCTACTGTAGGAAGAGCTGCAAGGCATGTTAG